gttttgctatatatatcaaaaattatatctggtgtctgaataatttttggtttgactgttaaaactacaaagtaattcagtcaagagcagtgagtgattttctttcattttcttggattaacattacagcagccagtagctaaattaggcgcggtcactttaagagacgatgaacgcatccaatataatacacatcccatttttttctcaactgttacTTGTACTGTACTTTCacataagaaataactgacagttttttcgagcatgatttccaaggtggatattttgaaatattttgtatgtatttgtcggcacaagagaaaaaaaaagcaaattcgatgttcaagtgttttgtgaCGCCTTTCTCTgagtgagccctgaacaccagaacaccgtggaactgaattgggctctttcacatctttttgtttgttcaaactgcgatttgtatttgttcgttcaggtgcaggatggacttcgaggagaacttcgcagaagagagctcgatTCAGTGTCACTGTCCGTGatatgcggctctctctctcgtgcgcaccgaacacagtgcgcaagtaaccagctactctgttcagcttttccgcgtcttgtgtttggatgctttaatgtttaaatcgacaagcggtaaggcttaaaaacatgtgaaaaagataagctttcgtgacgatgcgcagcagtggcccgtcaactgtcctgagcatctttttaggctggcctcagccagtcggttatataaaatgtcaaggtgaaagtcatcatagacCAAGCTCTCAACCCaattttgagaatagattaacggcgatatttttttttatagcccgataagagtctcgcgttaacgcagcacgtCAACGCCGATAACGTTAACGGCCcaccacaaatatatatatataattctttattttaatttaaattaaattaacattttaatggaAGTGgggtaaattatattttagttaaatcacaatttagcGCAATGAAACATTTTATGTGCTCTTTAAGTCATAATTAAGACTCTTATTTTGCAAGAATACTACTTCCGGTGTTGATGTCACGCTGACGACAAATGAAGCTAGTTGAAGGCTAACCGTGTCAAACGATAAACCTTACTACATTTCAGGACCAGTGTCATCGTTATTTAGTTTCTTTTCACCATTTCAAAGCTTTAATCATGATGCAATTCATAGTAAGTACTTACATCTGTTCGTAAGATTGTAAACGTGTGTTTATTCGCTTGCTTATTCACATTGCAATACCTAATATCAAAGTAAGtacattaactaacgttaactaaTCAAAGGCTTTCATTTGAGCTAAATTTAAACGTTTACAGCCGGTTCGTTTATACTTTAGGAGAATGTATCTCTCTGTGATATGATTTTTGCTGATCTTTGAGCATCTTTTGTTCTTCCAGCTTGGCTTCACTCTGGGGAACGTGGTTGGCATGTATCTGGCACAGAATTACGAGgttataaaaacaacatttattcacATATTTACTATGTGTCTGTCTAAAATCTCACAATAAACGAATTCTAATAAGACTAAATGGCATTAGTCTTAAAATAGAGAACAGCTCCATTGTTTAGTGATCATTGTCTGATATGATTGATTTGTTTCTAACTTTTTCAAGGTACCCAATATTTCAAAGAAAATCGAGGCCTTTAAGAAGGACGTCGAGGCCAAGAAAAAACCCCCAGAATAATGGACACAAGCACGTGTGGAAATATGGCAAATTGTTATTAAACTTAGAGTGATATTTACGAAAAAGAATATAATCTAGTATGTGTTAAAGTATAAACAAAAGCGCCCTCAAGGTGCAGTATATTCCTAGTGTCAAATAGTGCCTCAAAATCAACATTGCTTTGAAACTTAATGTGTTCTGCATTTTGCattgtattctctctctctctctctcttctaaaTCATGGTAattgattcattaatttattttaaaaaccttttttttgtcagaaacagCTTGCAGTGTGACCCAGTTGTTGGATTCTCTGTATTTATTGAGAAAAAATATTTGCAGTGCAGATAGAAGCTGCACGTAATAATCAGATATTCAAAACAATTACTGCAATGTTTTATAAAGCCTTcttaatattgtgtaataaagTTCTGAGATTATACTAATAAAATGCTTGCTTTAAATTGTTGGCTGCCTATATTGTTATTCTATGTTATTTTCTGGTGATGTTTATTAATGAAATGTCACGCTTAGAAGTGTCAAATAACGTTGTACACATtaagtttttgttcattaaaTTTAGGTAGAAGTACAACACTCAAATTAAAAGTACTCTTTTCATGCTATGAAAATTCTTTGCTGGATAATAATTTGTCTAAAATATACCAGAGATTCGAGGGGTTGGCTTATGCTTAAAATAATGTGACACCAACTGATACATTGTTCATGGAAAATGCCAAAAACGTCAACTTACCATTCTTATATGAAAGTATACATCAGACAAAAAAGATTAAAGAACGGTACAAATGACACCAATTACAAAAAGACCCGTGAAATGTTGTAGCTCTGTAGAAACCTCTCCAGGTAGACCAGCGTGAACGAAGTGCTGTTGTAAACATTGACCGGAAGATGGCGCGGTGAACACGGAAGTAAACAACTTTCTCAGTATTCCAAATAGTGTTCCAAATATAGCATCTACGTTTCTGTGTACATTTATCAAGGTTATTATGGTTAAAATTGTGTGTGTACACTACGACATATtacagcaaatgtttttttttttttaatatagtctCATATTTACTACAATCCCTTTTACCATGTCGTCACTAGGCacgcaaaaacacattaaatgtcttaaaatgatttagatttttttttgcgtactaattattcataatataaattgttaaaaaaaaaaaaaacattaaaacgagATGCATTAGGTTGGTAAAGGTTTCCCGGAAGTCGAAGTGAGTGTTTCCGGTACGCGTGGCCGCTCCTGTGACAGCTGCTGAGCGAGACAAGCCAAGATGATTTCCCTCACCGACTCCCAGAGTAAGATTAACACAACCTGTCTGACTGACAGCTCTTCCTCAGACAATGTCTAGCGTTAGTGCTTTCATCTGTAAAGCCCGTTGTCTTTATTATATCGCCtgagtatttatgtgtgtgtgtggattcatGCAGCTGTGTACAGATGTCACTCCACCAGTATCTCTGGTATTAAGTCTAATGTAAAAGTCGTGAGCGGTGAATTACATGACAAGAAACAGACAAAATAAATGTTCTGGCTTGAAAACCTTTTTTAATGTGGATGGTGAACTGCACCACACTGATTGCATGAAGACAGAACAGTCCTATAAACATAGCGTTATGCATATGATCATCATAATCTTTACGTCTCTCGACAGAAATTGGAATGGGGCTAACAGGATTTGgtgtattttttctgttttttgggATGATCCTGTTTTTCGATAAGGCTCTCCTGGCCATAGGAAATGTGAGTGTTCCCATGCtgtcttttgatttattttaataacattttttggTTATGCCTTAAATATTTATAACTATATGATAATTTTAATTATACTAATCAGAAACGAATATAAACAgtttatatattattcatttctTATCAGAGtaattacagtatataaaaacaagtctgtgtgtgttatatatatatatatatatatatatatatatatatatatatatatatatattaatgcacgTTTGTGCTAGTTTCTGAGCAGTTTCGTTAGTATAACTTTGTTGTGAATAGTATTGTTTTGCTACTTATTTCTACGTTTTCCGTCATATTCTTCATTATGCTGCTGTAGATTTTCCT
The DNA window shown above is from Carassius carassius chromosome 26, fCarCar2.1, whole genome shotgun sequence and carries:
- the stmp1 gene encoding short transmembrane mitochondrial protein 1, whose product is MMQFILGFTLGNVVGMYLAQNYEVPNISKKIEAFKKDVEAKKKPPE